TAACAaattgttcatcttatttccacatcaagatgcatccatttattttacaaattaccCTTAAAATGGTCTAGTTAAAATCGAACAAATTTCATTAACATGTGTGTGTCAGTTGAACTTTTGCAAtgatttcttctcatataaaaaaatgttttattttgttttgaagttccaaggcatgtcagggagaACAAAATATCTATCCTGaataagcagttggacaactgcaccttaaaaaaacatttttatggagattatccagagctacaatatgatgcttactttAATTTTTGGGTGCAGTTTCATGGCTTCATATTtttatcaaataacttttattttgtagccatgATTTAAGAATATAATCAtgtgtaatttcaatatcctgacacgtaagataacagagatgtgatgatggaggtagaacttctTGAATCGGACCATTGTATtatctacgagggtcattcaaaattgtagtcaaataaatttaattttgtagccaagatttaataataataatgcaataatatattacttttatttttatatagcgATTTCAAAAAGatcacaaagcgctgaacaacatttaaacaaaatataaaagtgcAGATAATAATAGTATATTATAAAAAACagattataatgaaaaacaagatttataatataaattagaAGATTTTTTTGACtttaacactacttaaaatttggtCGCTGAGCGGGCACACACCAAGAGCAACAAACAATTAATGTGAATGAACAAAAATGTAAATGCACAGAAAAGAAATTTAAACTAACACCCAAAATGCAATATGCACAGAAAAGAGAAACATGAGAGTAAAGGCCACAAAATAAACTGTGCAAAATGCAAAGGGAAACatttgaagcaaaaaaaaaaaaacaagattgGAATTGCAAAGGTAAATGAACAAGAGAACAACAATAAACAACAATAATAAGCAAATACCACCCGCTAATATAATCATGAGCACAAGAAAAGCAAAAACTAAATCGCTAATAATATAGTCCCACTATACAATTGTATACAAAAAATCACATGAGCAAAAACCAAAAGAAAATAAATGGGAAGACATCAAAAGCAAAAACCACTATGAAAGAAATAATCTAATGCCAAACAAAATGAATAACAAACTAACACCCAAAAATGCAATCTGTGGAAAAACATGAGAGCGAAGACCAAAATATCAAACATAtgtgcaaaatgcaaaaaaaaaatggaaatcaaaAATGAAAATACTATATGCATCAAAGCAATAATAGGCCAATAAAATTACAACAAATCaaaaaacattgtaaaaattgataagagtaaaatgcaaaaatcaaaTGTACACACTTGAGTGAAAATTATAATTGTCAGAGTCCATATCAGATAATGTTTGAAAATGTGCATGTGAAGACAATGACGATGATGTAAACCAGATGGCACGGGTATGTGATGAAGAGTTGTGAATATTTTGAGATGATGACAAACTAAGCTCACTTGACATAGaagagaggttaccagcacttcACTTCATAATATTATGTGTTATAATGTTGTACATATTATTGTTTCCTATATAGATGATGACATTATAAAAGAACTGGAAAAGTTGTTGCAAAGGTTACCCTCTAAAGAGCCCAGGAAAGGTAAATCATGGGGAGATAGAATGATCGCCCAAGATGAAGATTGGGAAGCAGCGAGGGAAACCATTTTCCATTCCCTTCTAAAGAAAGAAGTGATTCCTCCATCCAACAAGATGTGCACACAGTGCGGGGAAAATAAGTGCACAGTGCGATGCACAGAATGCCTGCAAACACATCAATGTTTCCAATGTGATGCAGCAAACCATAAGGTGAAAATGCCATTTCATATCAGAGAAGATTGGATTCAGGGCTTTTATGCCCCTATACCGAGTGGATTGTCGGTCAAGTACGAAGACGAAGGAGAAGATGAAGGCATGGTGTATATCCCTTTCAGTGAGTACTGTTTTTAATGTAATAGCCATGTTCTAAAGAAATCAGACCAGAAAATGTGACATTTAACATTTAAAGCAAttttatacatgcatgcatgctgcTTTGCACATCAAAACGCATGAGGTGCAATATAGAGGATATTATTCTAGAACATAAAAACCAAAGACTTGAAATCAGTCTGTTTTCTAAATATGTCTTCCATTCTCCTAGTTCATAACCAACcattaaaatgtatcaaatttgtgatattactttttttcttctccttctttgAATTACATAGTCCAAACTTCATGGAACTTACAGCCATACTCTATGATTcctgttaaattttaatttattttgtttaaaatctttATCAAACATgatgaaataatatcagtaacaACTATTAGGAAGGGTTTCTGACCATTTGGAGCCCAAATAAAGAAGTAACACAAAAGAAACCCGACTAGCTATCTCGATTCTTTAACCAAAGAGGTGTTGCTAGGGCTAGTGGTTTAGTGTGAAGCTCTGTGGTGGATTTGGTGCTGTAATTATGTTATTAATTTAAAATCGATTTGGTGTACTAATACAACAAACTCCATTTCTAAAGTTGGggcatgtataaacattacaaaattaAATAGCCACAAATTCAGATCTGAAAATTTCAAATCCAATTTAATACTACAAGATTGGACACTTGGGAGGGGCAACCTGTATAACTCAATGGGCTAAGAATAAGCATTGAGAAACCACACTGGCTGCAGATATATTTGGGGACATGCGCATTTCGGTTACATTCTATAGAGCCAGTAAAACATAGCATTTTTGAGGCAAACTTAAGCTGTGGCTGAACTTAATATCCATC
The nucleotide sequence above comes from Amphiura filiformis unplaced genomic scaffold, Afil_fr2py scaffold_257, whole genome shotgun sequence. Encoded proteins:
- the LOC140145414 gene encoding uncharacterized protein, whose product is MIAQDEDWEAARETIFHSLLKKEVIPPSNKMCTQCGENKCTVRCTECLQTHQCFQCDAANHKVKMPFHIREDWIQGFYAPIPSGLSVKYEDEGEDEGMVYIPFRQYLPLLLPDKCRLCNSEEQLTRVQTDSCYIVVTFKGRYELHGQSCSAPHVGQMTIMSWKICFGVAYGLDLLKTPSMCFKWT